A window from Pokkaliibacter sp. MBI-7 encodes these proteins:
- a CDS encoding glycosyltransferase family 2 protein translates to MKRRSREPLSAVIIAFNEASRIQSCLDSLEFCDEVLVLDSGSNDGTQSLCRRFGAKVVHQDWLGYGPQKRKAVELARHDWVLCLDADEQVTPELRASIEAAMQQPALAGFRMPRCNLFMGRWLRHGEGYPDYSLRLFDRRQLQWSTDEVHEKVDWVDTSHGHERRVGKLKGDLLHESAESLEQYLLKQNRYTSLQADNLIARGKHISGGKLVGSPILRFLKFYVVRQGFRDGVPGLVHIAIGCFNSFIKYAKVRAEQARPKVEDVAQDDEFKV, encoded by the coding sequence GTGAAGCGTCGTAGCCGGGAGCCGCTGTCGGCAGTCATTATTGCTTTCAACGAAGCATCGCGGATCCAGTCCTGCCTTGATTCGCTGGAGTTCTGCGACGAAGTGCTGGTGCTTGATTCCGGCAGTAATGATGGTACCCAGTCGCTATGTCGTCGCTTTGGTGCCAAGGTGGTGCATCAGGATTGGCTGGGTTACGGGCCGCAGAAGCGCAAGGCTGTCGAGCTGGCCCGTCATGACTGGGTGCTCTGCCTTGATGCTGATGAACAGGTGACACCGGAGCTGCGTGCCAGCATTGAGGCGGCGATGCAGCAACCGGCGCTGGCCGGTTTTCGTATGCCACGTTGCAACCTGTTTATGGGGCGCTGGCTGCGCCACGGTGAAGGGTATCCGGACTACAGTCTGCGTCTGTTTGACCGCCGTCAGTTGCAGTGGTCGACCGATGAGGTCCACGAAAAGGTGGACTGGGTAGATACCAGTCATGGTCACGAGCGTCGGGTAGGTAAACTAAAAGGGGATCTGCTGCATGAGTCGGCAGAAAGCCTGGAGCAGTATCTGCTCAAACAGAATCGCTATACCAGCCTGCAGGCCGACAACCTGATTGCCCGCGGCAAGCATATCAGCGGCGGTAAGCTGGTTGGCAGTCCGATCCTGCGCTTTCTCAAGTTCTATGTGGTGCGACAGGGGTTCAGGGACGGTGTCCCGGGGCTGGTACATATCGCTATTGGCTGTTTCAACAGCTTTATCAAATATGCCAAGGTGCGGGCCGAGCAGGCCAGGCCCAAGGTCGAGGATGTGGCTCAGGATGACGAGTTCAAAGTTTGA
- the rfaC gene encoding lipopolysaccharide heptosyltransferase RfaC has protein sequence MKRVLIVKTSSMGDVIHTLPALTDARLADPSIVFDWVVEEGFSAIPNWHPAVERVIPVAIRRWRKHLQDATTWREWRQYRHELRALSYDAIIDAQGLLKSAFFATRQARGPHFGFDWHSAREPLASLCYDRRLRVVWGQHAVERTRQLFAQALGYRLPDQPGDFGLQQRFPWQHESQKVVCLHSTTRVDKHYPEEYWRDVLQRLGAAGFQVQLPWGLKREQQRAQRLAEGFSHVEVLPKLGLTQVAEVLAGARGVIAVDTGLAHLTAALGVPNLMLFGPTDPALVGGYGERQCWLEARQFTAPDGSSVEPEVFRSLTPERVWQRWLQLLEDSQ, from the coding sequence GTGAAACGGGTTCTGATCGTCAAAACCTCTTCTATGGGAGATGTGATTCATACGCTGCCTGCGCTGACTGATGCCCGCCTGGCGGATCCGAGTATTGTCTTTGACTGGGTGGTAGAGGAAGGCTTTAGCGCCATTCCTAACTGGCATCCCGCCGTGGAGCGGGTCATTCCGGTAGCCATCCGGCGCTGGCGCAAGCATCTGCAGGATGCCACGACATGGCGGGAATGGCGCCAGTATCGGCATGAGCTGCGTGCGCTCAGCTACGATGCCATCATTGATGCTCAGGGGTTGTTGAAAAGTGCCTTTTTTGCCACGCGTCAGGCGCGTGGGCCGCATTTTGGTTTTGACTGGCACAGTGCGCGCGAGCCTCTGGCCAGCCTGTGTTACGACCGGCGCCTGCGTGTAGTGTGGGGGCAGCATGCGGTGGAACGTACCCGGCAGTTGTTTGCACAGGCATTGGGTTATCGCTTGCCTGACCAGCCAGGTGACTTTGGTCTGCAGCAACGCTTTCCCTGGCAGCATGAGTCACAGAAGGTAGTGTGTCTGCACTCCACTACACGGGTAGACAAGCATTATCCCGAAGAATACTGGCGTGACGTGCTGCAACGGCTGGGTGCAGCAGGTTTTCAGGTGCAGCTGCCATGGGGGCTGAAACGGGAGCAACAGCGCGCACAGCGACTGGCGGAAGGGTTTAGCCATGTTGAGGTGCTGCCTAAGCTGGGGCTGACTCAGGTCGCTGAAGTGCTGGCAGGGGCCCGTGGTGTCATCGCGGTGGATACCGGACTGGCGCATCTGACGGCTGCACTGGGAGTGCCCAATCTGATGCTGTTCGGACCGACTGATCCGGCTCTGGTCGGAGGCTACGGCGAACGTCAGTGCTGGTTGGAGGCGAGGCAGTTCACCGCACCGGACGGCAGTAGCGTGGAGCCGGAAGTCTTTCGTAGCCTGACGCCTGAGCGAGTATGGCAACGATGGTTGCAACTGCTGGAGGATAGTCAGTGA
- the waaF gene encoding lipopolysaccharide heptosyltransferase II — MKILIVGPSWVGDMVMAQTLFKLLKLRDPQAEIDVLAPVWSLPLMARMAEVRHAIAMPLGHGKLDIGVRRALGKQLAISGYDQAIVLPNSLKSALVPWFASIPRRTGWRGEMRYLLLNDIRVLDKAAFPRMIERFAALAVPAVRHASELPDLPWPELQPDLTNQHLQIQRLGLTLDRPVLALCPGAEFGEAKRWPESHYAEVAAHYLQQGWQVWLFGSAKDQHGAAEIISLQTTDYQTRCFNLAGQTELADAVDLLALAHAVVSNDSGLMHVAAALKRPLVAVYGSTSPTFTPPLGKQVDIVRTGIDCSPCFQRSCPYGHYKCLKELPSQQVLTALEQVGARP, encoded by the coding sequence GTGAAGATACTGATCGTCGGGCCGTCCTGGGTTGGGGACATGGTCATGGCTCAAACCCTATTCAAGCTGCTGAAGCTGCGTGATCCGCAGGCGGAGATTGACGTGCTGGCGCCGGTGTGGAGCCTGCCGTTGATGGCGCGTATGGCCGAAGTTCGCCACGCGATTGCCATGCCGCTGGGGCATGGCAAGCTGGATATCGGTGTGCGCCGTGCGCTGGGTAAACAGCTGGCCATCAGCGGTTATGATCAGGCTATCGTACTTCCCAATTCTCTCAAGTCGGCGCTGGTGCCCTGGTTTGCCAGTATCCCCAGACGTACGGGCTGGCGCGGTGAGATGCGCTACCTGCTGCTGAATGATATTCGGGTGCTGGACAAGGCTGCTTTCCCCCGCATGATCGAACGCTTCGCCGCGCTGGCAGTGCCTGCCGTCCGCCACGCCAGTGAGCTGCCAGATCTGCCCTGGCCCGAGCTTCAGCCTGACCTGACCAACCAGCATCTGCAAATACAACGCCTTGGTCTGACGCTGGACAGACCCGTTCTAGCCCTGTGTCCGGGCGCAGAGTTTGGTGAAGCCAAGCGCTGGCCAGAAAGCCATTATGCTGAGGTTGCTGCACACTATCTGCAGCAGGGATGGCAGGTGTGGTTGTTTGGCTCGGCCAAAGACCAGCACGGTGCCGCTGAAATTATCAGCCTGCAGACCACTGACTATCAGACTCGCTGTTTCAATCTGGCCGGTCAGACTGAACTGGCCGATGCGGTAGACCTGCTGGCACTGGCGCATGCCGTGGTCAGCAACGATTCCGGTTTGATGCATGTGGCTGCGGCGCTTAAGCGACCTCTGGTGGCTGTCTATGGCTCCACCTCGCCGACGTTTACACCCCCGCTGGGTAAGCAGGTAGACATTGTTCGCACCGGCATTGACTGTAGCCCCTGCTTTCAGCGCAGCTGTCCCTATGGTCACTATAAATGTCTGAAAGAGTTGCCTTCACAGCAGGTGCTGACAGCACTTGAACAGGTGGGTGCAAGACCATGA
- a CDS encoding branched-chain amino acid aminotransferase, with product MAAFGSVFMPEMAISWFDGEQWSGTDVVPSNSLQLHPGAHVLHYSSTCFEGLKAFRHEDGSIKIFRMDRNIARLAQSSQLLSLPEVDKDLLADMIKTIVARFAADVPARPGSMYIRPTHIGTEAAVGKAAAPSLTSCMYVLLSPVGDYFAGGDRALRLLVDDEGMRCPPHMGMVKSGGNYAGALMPTLKAKAEYKADQVLFCPNGDVQETGAANFLLIDGDEIITKALDSSFLHGVTRDSILTLARDLGMKVSERELSVDELLERAAKPGTEAALSGTAAVLAPVGTLIHRGQDIAIGSGGVGTTTVRLRKALNDLQWGVSEDKFGWLTSI from the coding sequence ATGGCGGCTTTTGGCTCCGTTTTCATGCCTGAAATGGCAATTTCCTGGTTTGATGGTGAACAGTGGAGTGGTACCGATGTGGTGCCCAGCAACAGCCTGCAGCTGCACCCCGGTGCCCATGTGCTGCACTACTCCAGCACCTGTTTCGAAGGGCTGAAAGCCTTCCGCCACGAAGACGGTTCCATCAAAATTTTCCGCATGGACCGCAATATTGCCCGTCTGGCGCAGAGCTCACAGCTGTTGTCGCTGCCTGAAGTGGATAAAGATCTGCTGGCCGACATGATCAAGACCATCGTCGCGCGCTTTGCAGCAGATGTGCCCGCCCGCCCCGGCTCCATGTATATCCGCCCCACTCACATCGGCACTGAAGCCGCTGTTGGCAAGGCAGCTGCGCCTTCACTTACCTCCTGTATGTACGTTCTGCTGTCTCCGGTCGGCGACTACTTCGCTGGTGGCGACCGCGCACTGCGTCTGCTGGTGGATGATGAAGGCATGCGTTGCCCACCGCACATGGGCATGGTCAAGAGCGGCGGCAACTATGCCGGAGCCCTGATGCCAACCCTGAAGGCTAAGGCTGAATACAAGGCCGATCAGGTGCTGTTCTGCCCCAACGGTGATGTACAGGAAACCGGCGCCGCCAATTTCCTGCTGATCGACGGCGATGAAATTATCACCAAAGCCCTGGACTCCAGCTTCCTGCACGGTGTGACCCGTGACTCTATCCTGACCCTGGCACGCGATCTGGGCATGAAGGTCAGTGAGCGTGAGCTGAGCGTGGACGAGCTGCTGGAACGTGCCGCCAAGCCCGGCACCGAAGCTGCCCTGTCTGGCACCGCTGCCGTCCTGGCACCTGTCGGTACACTGATTCACCGTGGTCAGGATATTGCTATCGGTTCTGGCGGCGTGGGCACCACCACTGTCAGGCTGCGCAAAGCACTCAACGACCTGCAGTGGGGCGTGAGTGAAGACAAGTTTGGCTGGCTGACCAGTATCTGA
- the glnE gene encoding bifunctional [glutamate--ammonia ligase]-adenylyl-L-tyrosine phosphorylase/[glutamate--ammonia-ligase] adenylyltransferase, with product MGTLIPATRYSPPTASLPTELAELLQLQLARLAESPFWTPAQCEQLLQASPADHPAWCQVALGSDYVVDQWRRHPDWLFCQLQDQTLTSVDIWSEELQALVSTAGDEQALQKSLRLFRHRAMTDIIWKDLNRIYSTQQTTAVLSLLADSCIQAAIDWHYPRLCERFGVPAGRESGRPQQLVVLGMGKLGAEELNLSSDIDLIFAFEEKGDTQGGKRELSNEEFFVKLGQKVIQALDQQTVDGFVFRVDMRLRPYGTAGTLAPSFLAMETYYQEQGRDWERYAMIKARVVAGDKQAGERLLDSLRPFVYRRYLDYSAFESLRSMKQMINREVRRKGVEHNVKLGRGGIREVEFIAQAFQLIRGGRDKRLQQRELLAILPLLPEAVGMPRAVVDLLTKAYLFLRDTEHAIQAQADQQTQLLPDDGLLRQRLAWVMGCESWASFSVLLESHRQQVRHHFDQVITDVEEENNEADSGGEAWIGCWDAEEGDEVSTAWLQEQGFTAPERVFKAIAHLKLSKGYQVMQPMGRERLVALVPLLMPLVARQPEPEQTLERVLLLVEAVLRRTAYLLLLSENPQALEQLVRLCAASSWFAEHLSRYPVLLDELIDTRALYKPMDKQHLRDELNQLMLRIPEQDTEQLMETLRYFKHAQVLRTAAADITGVLPLMKVSDSLTWLAEVILERVLQMCWQALVDRHGRPRREDGEPCDPDFIIVGYGKLGGIELSYGSDLDLVFVHDASVNGETEGPDKPVANQVFFTRLGQKIIHSLTTFTPSGTLYEVDMRLRPSGASGLLVSSLKAFVSYQDNEAWTWEQQALVRARVVAGCPRLAHRFEQARVNCLARVRELPALRQDVLQMRQKMRESLGSGTGGEEQAFHLKQDQGGIVDIEFLVQFMALAYAERYPQLVQYSDNIRILDAAEQVALLSEPEAETLREAYKTYRAAGHRLTLQNQSGVVTDGQLDQLREAVSALWEKLVVAGM from the coding sequence ATGGGCACTCTTATTCCCGCCACCCGATATTCCCCGCCTACTGCTTCGTTACCCACTGAGCTGGCGGAGCTGCTTCAGCTACAGTTGGCCAGACTCGCTGAAAGCCCCTTCTGGACTCCGGCACAGTGTGAACAGTTGCTGCAGGCCTCACCTGCAGATCATCCGGCATGGTGCCAGGTCGCGTTGGGCAGCGACTATGTTGTCGACCAGTGGCGGCGCCATCCCGACTGGTTGTTCTGTCAGTTGCAGGACCAGACACTGACATCGGTCGATATCTGGAGTGAGGAACTGCAGGCGCTGGTGTCGACAGCAGGTGATGAGCAGGCGCTGCAGAAAAGTCTGCGTCTGTTCCGCCATCGGGCAATGACCGACATCATCTGGAAAGACCTCAACCGTATTTATTCCACCCAGCAAACCACTGCGGTGCTGTCCCTGCTGGCAGACAGTTGCATCCAGGCTGCAATTGACTGGCATTATCCGCGCCTGTGCGAACGCTTTGGTGTGCCTGCCGGCAGGGAGTCCGGCAGGCCGCAGCAGCTGGTCGTGCTGGGCATGGGCAAGCTGGGGGCGGAAGAGCTGAATCTGTCGTCCGATATCGATCTGATCTTTGCCTTCGAGGAAAAGGGCGATACGCAGGGCGGCAAGCGTGAGCTGTCTAATGAGGAGTTCTTCGTCAAGCTGGGGCAGAAGGTGATTCAGGCACTGGATCAGCAGACGGTGGACGGTTTCGTTTTTCGTGTTGATATGCGTCTGCGCCCTTACGGTACCGCCGGTACGCTGGCACCCAGTTTTCTGGCCATGGAGACCTATTATCAGGAGCAGGGAAGGGACTGGGAGCGCTACGCCATGATCAAGGCACGGGTGGTGGCCGGCGATAAACAGGCCGGTGAACGTCTGCTCGACAGCCTGCGTCCCTTCGTCTATCGCCGTTATCTGGACTACAGCGCCTTCGAGTCGCTGCGCAGCATGAAGCAGATGATCAATCGTGAAGTGCGGCGCAAAGGCGTTGAACATAACGTCAAACTGGGACGGGGTGGCATTCGTGAAGTGGAGTTTATCGCTCAGGCGTTTCAGCTGATCCGTGGCGGGCGTGACAAGCGTCTGCAGCAACGGGAACTGCTGGCCATCCTGCCATTGTTGCCTGAAGCGGTGGGTATGCCGCGAGCGGTGGTGGATCTGCTGACCAAGGCCTATCTGTTCCTGCGTGATACCGAGCACGCCATTCAGGCCCAGGCCGATCAGCAGACCCAGTTGCTGCCCGATGATGGGCTGTTACGCCAGCGTCTGGCCTGGGTGATGGGCTGTGAATCATGGGCATCATTCAGTGTGTTGCTGGAGTCACATCGACAGCAGGTGCGACATCACTTTGATCAGGTGATCACCGATGTGGAGGAAGAAAATAACGAGGCTGACAGTGGAGGCGAAGCCTGGATAGGCTGCTGGGATGCTGAGGAAGGCGATGAGGTCTCCACTGCCTGGCTGCAGGAGCAGGGTTTCACTGCACCAGAGCGGGTGTTCAAAGCCATAGCCCATCTTAAGTTGAGCAAGGGCTATCAGGTGATGCAGCCGATGGGACGAGAGCGGCTGGTGGCACTGGTGCCGTTGCTGATGCCGCTGGTGGCCAGACAGCCCGAACCTGAGCAGACGCTGGAGCGGGTACTGCTGCTGGTAGAGGCGGTGCTGCGCCGGACTGCCTACCTGTTACTACTTAGCGAGAACCCGCAGGCATTAGAACAGCTGGTGCGGTTGTGCGCCGCCAGCTCCTGGTTTGCTGAGCACCTGTCGCGTTATCCGGTATTGCTGGACGAGCTGATCGATACCCGCGCGCTCTACAAACCGATGGACAAACAGCATCTGCGTGATGAGCTGAACCAGTTGATGCTGCGTATTCCGGAGCAGGACACGGAACAGCTGATGGAAACCCTGCGCTATTTCAAACACGCCCAGGTGCTGCGCACGGCGGCAGCTGACATTACTGGAGTATTGCCCCTGATGAAGGTGTCCGACAGCCTGACCTGGCTGGCGGAAGTCATTCTTGAACGGGTGTTGCAGATGTGCTGGCAGGCGCTGGTTGATCGCCATGGCAGGCCACGGCGTGAGGACGGCGAGCCGTGCGACCCGGACTTTATCATTGTCGGATATGGCAAGCTGGGTGGCATCGAGCTGTCCTATGGCTCTGATCTGGATCTGGTGTTTGTGCATGATGCGTCAGTGAACGGTGAAACCGAAGGGCCAGACAAACCGGTGGCCAATCAGGTTTTCTTTACCCGGCTGGGACAAAAAATAATCCACAGTCTGACGACCTTCACGCCATCCGGAACCCTGTATGAGGTTGACATGCGTCTGCGGCCCTCTGGCGCTTCCGGACTGCTGGTCAGCTCACTGAAAGCCTTTGTCAGCTATCAGGACAATGAAGCCTGGACCTGGGAGCAGCAGGCGCTGGTCAGGGCGCGGGTGGTCGCGGGGTGCCCACGACTGGCACACCGCTTTGAGCAGGCCCGAGTGAACTGTCTGGCGCGGGTACGCGAGCTGCCAGCCCTGCGGCAGGATGTACTGCAGATGCGGCAGAAGATGCGCGAGAGTCTGGGCAGCGGCACCGGTGGTGAAGAACAGGCTTTCCATCTGAAGCAGGATCAGGGAGGCATTGTCGATATTGAGTTTCTGGTGCAGTTCATGGCGCTGGCCTATGCCGAGCGTTATCCCCAGCTGGTTCAGTATTCCGACAACATCCGTATTCTGGATGCCGCTGAGCAGGTGGCTCTGTTGAGCGAGCCGGAAGCGGAGACCTTACGTGAAGCCTACAAAACCTATCGCGCTGCAGGACATCGACTGACGCTGCAGAATCAGTCCGGAGTAGTGACCGATGGCCAGCTGGATCAGTTACGTGAGGCGGTTAGTGCACTGTGGGAGAAGCTGGTTGTGGCCGGCATGTGA